In one window of Raphanus sativus cultivar WK10039 unplaced genomic scaffold, ASM80110v3 Scaffold2332, whole genome shotgun sequence DNA:
- the LOC108820449 gene encoding uncharacterized protein LOC108820449, whose protein sequence is MAPRKKPPPTYDEMFGDGAGTSSFSGGRASSDAVPDSQTSQRVWSPPPAPHMAPPPPPAAPQEPIPGADVHPDLRVPPHAPYARYTVEDLLSAPGREGMDVLDPDRPPGAYWFGANNRVSRSVSKTMKGYLDGAYPNWSLTPDHVKITWFKQFAQKWNWSLGITEMVKKEFEAKAKTRLTNTVSNWKDKWEIYGYDGRPTGVTKDVWDDLIAFWKLPSSIRKANSCSAFRRTKDKDGNLPMPHTTGQKPHAGIHLEAFEKTGVMPSLSDLFKMTHAKPDGTFVDPASEKLFNTVAARVDERETQLTQQSPDGLPVKLTTEEVDRIFEEVAPRKKDRMVGIGSVNEVARATSSYSSRRAQETSQMQARLDTQQKRLDSLKNLLDIMAMGNPTMKRALAARREALGMQQRDPESTDPVGAGTSGEGPSGTGYFDDVSLP, encoded by the exons ATGGCTCCTAGGAAAAAACCACCACCGACTTATGATGAGATGTTTGGCGATGGTGCCGGGACGTCTTCTTTTTCCGGTGGCCGAGCATCTTCTGATGCCGTTCCGGACTCTCAGACATCTCAGAGAGTTTGGAGTCCTCCTCCCGCACCTCACATGGCTCCACCTCCGCCACCAGCAGCTCCCCAGGAGCCCATTCCAGGGGCAGATGTTCATCCAGACTTGCGGGTGCCTCCTCATGCACCATACGCAAGATATACGGTGGAGGATTTGCTTTCCGCGCCTGGACGGGAGGGTATGGACGTTTTGGACCCCGATAGACCGCCGGGTGCTTATTG GTTTGGGGCCAACAACCGTGTTTCCCGGAGCGTTTCAAAGACGATGAAGGGATACTTAGACGGAGCTTATCCAAACTGGAGCTTGACTCCAGATCACGTCAAGATCACTTGGTTTAAACAGTTTGcg caaAAGTGGAATTGGTCCTTAGGAATCACCgaaatggtgaagaaggaatTCGAGGCAAAGGCGAAGACTCGCCTTACCAACACGGTCTCGAATTGGAAGGATAAGTGGGAGATCTACGGCTATGACGGGAGGCCCACTGGGGTCACCAAGGATGTATGGGATGACCTCATCGCCTTTTGGAAGCTACCCAGCTCAATCCGGAAGGCCAACTCCTGCTCCGCTTTCCGTAGGACCAAGGATAAAGATGGGAATTTGCCTATGCCTCATACCACCGGGCAAAAACCTCATGCCGGGATCCATCTCGAAGCT TTTGAGAAGACCGGAGTCATGCCATCTTTGTCCGACCTCTTCAAGATGACTCACGCCAAACCGGACGGGACTTTTGTTGATCCTGCATCCGAGAAGCTCTTCAACACTGTGGCTGCTCGGGTTGATGAGCGGGAGACGCAACTCACCCAGCAGTCTCCGGATGGATTACCCGTCAAATTAACGACAGAAGAGGTTGACAGGATCTTCGAggag gtcGCTCCAAGAAAGAAGGACCGGATGGTGGGAATCGGTTCTGTCAACGAAGTCGCAAGGGCGACTTCGTCTTACTCTTCGAGACGGGCCCAAGAGACTTCTCAGATGCAGGCTCGATTGGATACCCAGCAGAAGCGTTTAGACTCTCTCAAGAACCTGTTGGATATTATGGCGATGGGGAACCCGACCATGAAGAGAGCGTTGGCGGCCAGACGAGAAGCTCTCGGGATGCAACAACGGGATCCCGAATCTACCGATCCAGTGGGAGCGGGAACAAGCGGAGAGGGACCGAGCGGGACCGGCTACTTTGATGATGTATCGCTCccgtag